A stretch of DNA from Cryptomeria japonica chromosome 4, Sugi_1.0, whole genome shotgun sequence:
tATATGACAATCTATTTTAATCATTGACCCACTTCTCAGTAATTCAGAGGTTTGCATTTAAATAATATAAGGAACTGGTTGACACAAGAATTCATTTTCTAATTTCAATGGCATACAACAAAGAGAGTTCATCTTGTAGATAATCACTTGATTCAATAATTGACTCAAGTCCAAGACAAACTGAAAAATTATAATCATGCAACATTCACCTACATACTGTAAACATTGTTTATATCTTTATAATTTTATAAAGTGTAAATGTTTTGTGGCCATACTATGGTGGATTGGCATTGAACGGTATATTTTCTGAGCATGAGTGAAGCATTTGTCACACCTAATTATAACTTTGCAGATAATCCTATTGACTTGATTAATATTTTTTCCTTTGATTGCCATTCAAAGCCAAGATTAACTAGTTGCATTTTAGCATCCTGTTAGCATTGATTTTCTATAGTTAACGGTTGTCTAATTTTCTGAATGCAACATTTGGGATCGTGGGAATTTAGGAGCAAAACTTGGTACCAAGATGATTGCAGGCATGAAGGATTTTGCAGGGCTCAGCTGTTTGCCTTGTTTGTAACTGAAGAACTAGACTCATGGCAGGGTAAAGGCAAGAGTACACCACTCTTCCTTAGTCTAGcattaataattttcacaaagCCCTGTTCTGCCAAAGCAAATGTCATGTATtcacaaacaaaaacaaatcaaaactaTTCTTCTAGGCTTTGGCACGAACTTCGCTGCCTTGCAACCCTTGTTAAACTATCTGACAGTAGTGGAACATTGAATCCCTCAAGATTATTTAAACACTGCTTAACTGCGGAGAACTACAACAGGTAAACAATAATTGGAACATATAATTATATAATCATCTATTCAGTTAAACTGAATAATAACAAATTACATCAGCTCAAAGGAAACCAAATTACATACAAAGGGCATGCAATGGTAGATATATAGATTTTACATTGCAGGAGACATAACAATGTCAATGCCATGCATGCATATTGCCTCTGTCTGAGACGCGTCTTTCAGATATTTCATACACACAAACTCTAAAAATTGGAGATGACCTAATAACTAAAATTTCATATAGTCACTAGATTTTAAGCTTGGAAACTCCATTATCTAGTTGCAATGACAATTATAGCATCAAATAACTAAATTTTCAAACAGTGGCTGTGATCTAGCCTGAtgattctaaaatatttaaataattttcaacatTCACACCCAAAGAAATGGCATTAACATCAGACCAAATGCTTGATAAACCATTTGAATCAGAACAATAAGTGAAATAATAGAATAAAGTCTATGCACACATCAAATCAAGTGCCCACCTTATTATTCTCAATGCTTCAACCATAAAATAGAGAAAATCGCAATTTCAACAGCAGCAAAAGCAAGTATAGTCCAAAGCTTCAGATCTGATGAGCATGTTGCAGCCTTAACTTCCATTAAAGATTCTATAGCAATGGGTTTCTTCCAATTTTTCTCAATGCCTTCAACATGGCCCTTGCCCACAACTGCTACAACTGATTTACATTCCTTTGCAACTTCAAACAATCTAGAGGCCATATACAAGTCCCTCTCATAAATGTATGTTTCTGCCATACTCGGAAATTTCCTTTCTAAAACTTGATTATAATTTGCAGTATTTGCATCCACATCTACTGATACTAAGGACATGGTAGCTAACTGTAATAGAGAGGTGAAAAAAAGCTTGGTTTTATACCAGAAGCTCATCTTTGACCATGTCCTTTGCCATGTTATCTGAGCAGGTCTGTCACCCAATACAACCTTACCACAATATTTCTTTGCTTCTCTGTATGCACTTTGGAACTCAGAACAAGGAACAACTCCAAGTTTTTCTCCACGTTTTCTCATAACCAAACATCGAAGAGTTGAAACAGCATTAGAATAGTTACTCATCCACAAAGCAACCATAACATCAGTAAATCTGGGTACCCTTGTAACCCGAGGGTCTCGAGGATTCAAGCAGTAAGCCCTTCTTTCACACAACTCTAGGAATAcgacatctggtttcaagaagccAATGATTTCTTCAACATCCTTGCAAGATTGTGTAGAGATATGACATGTTCCAACAAGATAAACATTGCAGATACCTTCCATAGATTCACATTGCAAATTTACAACTTTCTTCCTCAGCTCTTCTGGAAGCTGAATCTGAGCAGGGTGTACAGTTTGGTCTTGGAGGAGAAATGGGTTTGAAATATTCTTTTCCATTCCTTCTTGTAAGATACTACAGCACTTGTATCTTTTGTGAAATTAGACTCTATCAAAACAGAGGATCCTGCAACCTTCGACGATATAATGATTTAGATTTACAAGTAATTTGTGAGAAAAGCTTTTTGTATGTGTAAATAGTGTTTGCTCTCTCTTCTAGACAGGCCGACTTGGGCAAGCATTTTCACACTCGTGTTTATATTCCATCTTAGAGATATAATGCATTTTAAAAGATTGTATGCTTGAATGTCATGCATAAAATTAAAATCTAGTAAAGGTGTATTGTTTTCAAGTGCTTATCcaagtggtttttcccttttctcaCAAAAAGTTAGTAGTTAAATGATTATTGTGAGACATAAATTTGAAATGAATTAAAATTTGTGAATCTATTTTTTGTAATGATGAATTTAGTATTTTTAtgataattttttttagttttgcgTCTATTTTAAAGAAATATTTTACTATATGTATATGATAATGGATTTTGTTTGCAGTTtggttaaattatttaattatatctatACACATTTCTATTTTGATTGGTTTGCCTTATTTTTAAATGCACctattttttatatattcaatCTATTTGCCTAAATGTTAGAATTGGCAACTGAATAGATTTGCTCTATATTCTAAAGGTTGATCACAAGGATCTATAAATACAGATAATTCATGAAGAGTTGTGTCCCTTGCATGAGACATGACTATAACTAAACatgattaaataaaatttatttctaaCACCCCTCCATAAACTTTATTTCATCACATAGTTCAACTAAATGATGGGGGCATCCTAAAACAGTAGGATTGTTAGCTTACCCATTTACAAGTGATGAGCATTTGACACCAATACCTTCTCTAAAATAAACAAACTTATCCTTGcctaaaggtttagtaaaaatatttgcaagctgctcaTTGGTTGGTGTATAAACTAGTTCAATTTCCTTATTAAGAACATGTTCACGAATAAAGTGATGGTGTACTTCAATGTGCTTTGTGCGagcatgaaacactggattcttagacattttcaacacactttgattatcacaatatataactatTGGATCAAGTTGTGGATGTTGAAGATTCTCAAGAAGTTTTCTAAGCCATATTGATTCACAAGTTGCTGCAACAACTGCTTTGTACTCTGCTTCAGTGGATGAAAAACCAACATTAAGTTGTTTCTTACAACTCCATGAGACAATAACAGATCCAAGATTAAAACAATAACCAAAAGTTGATTTTCTAGAGTCTATGCAACTTGCCCAATCTAAATCAGAATAACCAATAAGTTTAAAATCTTCATTTTTCAAATGCTCCAAGCCAAATTTTTGTGTTCTTTGAAGATAACTTAAAACATTCTTTGCAGCTAACAAGTGACTTTGTTTAGGGTGAGCTATGAATTGAGATAAGATTCCAACTGCATAAGATATGTCTACCCGAGTAGTGGTTAAGTAAATCAAATATCAAACTCCTATGTAATGTTTCATTAATTGATTTACCATTAGGGTCTTCACTCGACTTAGTGTCTGTCTCCATTAGTGTTGTTGAAGGTTTACAGTCTTGCATGTTGAATTGTGTGAAAATTTTCTTGTTATACTTCATttgtgaaaaaaatattttttgaggtGTTTGCCACATTCAATTCCAAGAAAGTAATTAAGTAATCCAAGATTTGACATCTCAAAATGGATCTTCATGTCTTCTTTTCATCTTTGGTATTAGTGATTGATTGTTTCCTGTAatgaacaaatcatcaacatatagcacaataaATAGTACCTTGTCAAAATTCTTAATGTATAGATTTGGATCAACATCATATTTTTGAAATCCTTTTTGAAGAaagtacttatcaattttttaGTACCAAGCTCATGGAGCTTTTTTCAAATCGTATAGTACCTTTATTAATCGACACACGATGTGTTTCTTCCCCTTTTTAACAAATCTAGGTGGTTGTGTGACATATACCTTCTCTGTCAATTGACCATTTAGGAATGGacttttacatccatttggtgaatttacCAACTATGATGAGAAGAAAGTGATATCAACATTCTAATTATTATCATCTTTGCAACAAGAGAAAACTTTTCCTCATAATCTACCCCCTCAATTTGCTTATAGCCTTTGGCTACCAATCTAGCTTTCTGTTTGTCAATTGATCCATCAGATTTAAActtgtttttaaatacccatttacaATCAATATCCTTCTTTCCAATAGGtaaaggaactaaatcccatgtttcattttgatgattttactttatcTCTTGATTCATAGCATTTTTCCATTTCTTATCATTTATTGCTTCATCAAAATTGCTTGGTTGATGAGCATCTAGAACACTTGATATTAATGCATAGTTTATCTCATAATCTTGCAACTTGATAGGTGTTCTCCTAGCCCATTTGGATCTCCTTAGAGGAACATTAGATTGTGGAGTAGATATTATGCTTGAATTtggttcatcaatttcttctcctTCTTCTATACATTCAAAAGGAATTTCTAATTTTAATTCATAATTTTTGGTTGAGGATGATAATGTGTTTCTATTATTGTTTTCTTCTAATACATAATCACGGTGAATGGGTGGAAGGTAACACT
This window harbors:
- the LOC131079232 gene encoding uncharacterized protein LOC131079232, translated to MEKNISNPFLLQDQTVHPAQIQLPEELRKKVVNLQCESMEGICNVYLVGTCHISTQSCKDVEEIIGFLKPDVVFLELCERRAYCLNPRDPRVTRVPRFTDVMVALWMSNYSNAVSTLRCLVMRKRGEKLGVVPCSEFQSAYREAKKYCGKVVLGDRPAQITWQRTWSKMSFWYKTKLFFTSLLQLATMSLVSVDVDANTANYNQVLERKFPSMAETYIYERDLYMASRLFEVAKECKSVVAVVGKGHVEGIEKNWKKPIAIESLMEVKAATCSSDLKLWTILAFAAVEIAIFSILWLKH